The following proteins are encoded in a genomic region of Spirosoma sp. SC4-14:
- a CDS encoding PadR family transcriptional regulator, giving the protein MRRTYLGEFEEMVLLMVAILDGEGYGVTVSQALEEHTGRIVTFGTVHNTLIRLEEKGFVKSELGGATTERGGRRKRLFRITALGSRALQEIQQLRQDLWQLVPPNALQLSGL; this is encoded by the coding sequence ATGCGTCGAACCTATTTGGGCGAGTTTGAAGAGATGGTGTTGCTGATGGTCGCTATTCTGGATGGCGAAGGCTATGGCGTCACGGTCAGTCAGGCACTGGAAGAGCACACGGGCCGGATTGTTACCTTCGGCACGGTGCATAATACACTCATTCGGCTGGAAGAAAAAGGGTTCGTAAAGTCGGAGTTGGGCGGAGCCACAACCGAACGTGGAGGCCGACGCAAGCGATTGTTTCGGATCACGGCGCTGGGTAGTCGGGCATTGCAGGAAATTCAACAACTGCGTCAGGATCTTTGGCAACTGGTTCCTCCCAATGCACTCCAACTTAGTGGCTTATGA